A genome region from Chloroherpetonaceae bacterium includes the following:
- the bshB1 gene encoding bacillithiol biosynthesis deacetylase BshB1 → MTEPIYALAFGAHPDDVEISCAATMLKLHREGKSVVVCDLTEGEMGTRGSRKQRRKEAHAAAQILGYRERINLNLGDTRFLNSRENLLKLIAVIRRYRPTVVFAPQPVERHPDHERAAKLVADACFYAGLLKIKTKESGKVQARHRPKFLFHYLQDRFTLPSFIVDVSETFEESRQGVLAFKSQFFNPASKEPETHISRKEFLESLEARAKYFGELIGARYGEGFLYGNILPVRCFSAVFA, encoded by the coding sequence ATGACTGAGCCCATCTATGCTTTAGCTTTTGGGGCACACCCTGATGATGTTGAAATCAGTTGTGCCGCAACAATGTTGAAGCTGCATCGTGAAGGCAAATCGGTAGTGGTTTGCGACCTCACTGAAGGTGAAATGGGCACGCGCGGTTCGAGAAAACAACGGCGCAAAGAAGCTCATGCCGCTGCGCAGATATTAGGCTACAGAGAGCGCATTAATCTGAACTTAGGCGATACGCGTTTTCTGAATTCACGCGAAAACCTCTTGAAACTAATTGCCGTAATTCGTCGCTACAGACCGACGGTCGTATTTGCGCCCCAACCTGTGGAGCGACACCCTGACCACGAGCGAGCAGCAAAACTGGTTGCCGATGCCTGCTTCTATGCTGGCTTGCTCAAAATTAAGACCAAAGAAAGCGGCAAAGTGCAGGCACGCCACCGACCAAAATTTCTCTTTCATTACCTCCAAGACCGGTTCACACTGCCAAGTTTTATTGTCGATGTCTCCGAGACGTTTGAGGAGTCGCGTCAAGGTGTCTTAGCATTTAAGTCGCAGTTTTTTAATCCTGCCTCGAAGGAGCCAGAGACGCATATTTCGCGAAAAGAATTTTTAGAAAGCTTGGAGGCACGCGCAAAATACTTTGGCGAGCTAATCGGGGCACGCTACGGCGAAGGGTTTCTCTATGGGAACATTCTCCCTGTTCGATGCTTTTCCGCTGTGTTTGCTTGA
- the lysA gene encoding diaminopimelate decarboxylase — protein MQLDSHFTYKNEILHCEGIPLPSLAKKYGTPLFVTSKSAILDSFQRFEKAFAPLNHLTCYSVKANYTLEVIRALVEIGSGFDVNSGGELFRTLKAGANPEKIIMAGVGKTADEIEYALQSRILMLKAESLSEVRRINTIAKKLKRIAPVALRITPNITAETHPYITTGNHEQKFGIDEALAEEVLCEIKSLKHLRILGLDMHIGSQIQDPKYYYDAALKLIHIKSLCETMGIEVEHLDIGGGFPVTYSQEKKATPIEEFAKVLVPLLKSTGAKILLEPGRYMVANASVLLSEVLYIKENHNKKKFIIVDAAMNDLIRPALYGAHHEIIPVVKRGAKKLTADIVGPVCETGDFFARERTIAAVEEGDLVAILSAGAYSTVMASNYNARPRAAEVMVCKGTAKVIRRRETYEQMVANEE, from the coding sequence GTGCAGTTAGATTCACACTTCACCTACAAGAATGAAATTCTTCACTGCGAGGGAATCCCACTGCCCTCGCTGGCGAAGAAGTATGGTACACCGCTCTTTGTAACCAGCAAATCAGCCATTCTAGATAGCTTTCAGCGCTTCGAGAAAGCGTTTGCACCGCTGAATCACTTAACCTGTTACTCGGTCAAAGCAAATTACACGCTCGAGGTCATTCGAGCTTTGGTGGAGATCGGCAGTGGTTTCGATGTAAACTCAGGCGGTGAGCTATTCCGCACGCTAAAGGCGGGAGCAAATCCAGAAAAAATTATTATGGCGGGCGTTGGCAAAACAGCCGATGAAATTGAGTATGCATTGCAGAGCCGCATCTTAATGCTGAAAGCTGAATCTCTCTCGGAGGTGCGTCGCATAAATACCATTGCAAAAAAGCTGAAGCGAATTGCGCCCGTTGCACTGCGCATCACGCCTAATATCACAGCTGAGACTCACCCCTACATTACCACTGGCAATCACGAGCAAAAGTTTGGCATTGATGAAGCACTGGCTGAAGAAGTGCTATGTGAAATTAAGTCGCTCAAACATCTGCGAATCTTAGGCTTAGATATGCACATTGGCTCGCAGATTCAAGATCCGAAGTATTACTATGATGCTGCGCTCAAGCTAATTCATATCAAGTCGCTTTGTGAGACGATGGGCATTGAAGTGGAGCATCTGGATATTGGCGGCGGATTCCCTGTTACCTATTCGCAAGAGAAGAAGGCAACGCCGATTGAGGAATTTGCAAAGGTATTGGTGCCACTCCTGAAAAGCACAGGTGCAAAGATACTTCTAGAGCCTGGGCGCTATATGGTGGCAAATGCAAGCGTGTTGCTCTCGGAGGTGCTCTATATCAAAGAAAATCATAACAAAAAGAAGTTCATCATTGTCGATGCGGCAATGAATGACTTAATTCGCCCTGCGCTCTACGGTGCTCACCACGAGATTATTCCAGTGGTAAAGAGAGGAGCAAAGAAACTCACCGCCGATATCGTTGGGCCAGTGTGCGAGACAGGGGATTTCTTCGCACGTGAGCGTACGATTGCCGCAGTAGAAGAGGGAGACCTTGTAGCGATTCTTTCCGCTGGAGCATATAGCACCGTGATGGCAAGCAACTACAATGCAAGGCCGCGTGCCGCAGAGGTAATGGTGTGCAAAGGCACGGCGAAAGTCATTCGCCGACGTGAAACCTATGAGCAGATGGTTGCAAATGAAGAATGA
- a CDS encoding diguanylate cyclase produces MPEKSKQARDIEEIFKAELDVLKHSEAILADQEISRERLFEEYQKLADEYRHLLRQAMKITRIGDSTQEKLLQTQEELAAANAKLEHQAITDGLSGIYNRRYLDQTLEKIFDEARHHNRALAVAIGDIDFFKKINDRFSHQVGDEVIKAVARIWQSSVRAGDVVARYGGEEFVAVFPDTSLEEAKQLAEHIRKCVESYDWKRIHPDLKATMSIGICADINYPNFEKMLSAADEKLYQAKQNGRNQVCY; encoded by the coding sequence ATGCCTGAAAAGTCTAAGCAAGCTCGAGACATTGAGGAAATTTTCAAAGCGGAGCTGGATGTGCTAAAACACTCCGAAGCCATACTGGCAGACCAAGAGATTTCGCGAGAAAGGCTCTTTGAGGAGTATCAAAAATTGGCTGACGAGTATCGTCATCTTTTGCGCCAAGCAATGAAAATTACGCGCATTGGCGATAGCACGCAAGAGAAACTGCTTCAAACCCAAGAAGAGCTGGCGGCAGCAAACGCAAAGCTGGAGCACCAAGCCATCACCGATGGGCTAAGTGGTATCTATAATCGACGCTACTTAGACCAGACGCTGGAGAAAATTTTTGATGAAGCACGTCATCACAATCGAGCGCTAGCCGTTGCAATTGGTGATATTGACTTTTTCAAAAAAATTAACGACCGCTTTTCACATCAAGTTGGCGATGAGGTGATCAAAGCCGTTGCCCGCATCTGGCAGTCTTCAGTGCGAGCAGGAGATGTGGTTGCCCGTTACGGCGGTGAGGAGTTTGTGGCGGTCTTTCCTGATACCAGTCTGGAAGAAGCAAAACAGCTTGCTGAACACATTCGCAAGTGTGTCGAGAGCTACGATTGGAAACGCATTCATCCAGACCTCAAGGCTACAATGAGCATTGGTATCTGTGCTGACATAAACTACCCGAATTTCGAGAAGATGCTCTCCGCAGCCGATGAAAAGCTCTATCAAGCGAAACAAAATGGAAGAAATCAAGTGTGTTACTGA
- a CDS encoding DUF1987 domain-containing protein — MNHLTIAGTKTTPSVMFNAETGQLEISGQSYPESALEFYQPIMDWLDAYFKSGQGATLSFRLQYFNTSSSKCILNILRMFEKAYKEGKKVEVKWYHNEADEQMQETGEEFAEHLTLPFKVIAYK; from the coding sequence ATGAATCACCTAACGATTGCAGGCACTAAGACGACACCCAGTGTGATGTTCAACGCAGAAACGGGGCAACTGGAAATCTCTGGACAGTCTTACCCAGAGTCCGCTCTGGAATTCTATCAGCCAATTATGGATTGGCTTGATGCATATTTCAAATCAGGACAGGGCGCAACACTCTCGTTCCGCTTGCAATACTTTAACACCAGCTCTTCGAAATGCATCTTGAACATTTTACGCATGTTCGAAAAAGCATACAAAGAGGGTAAAAAGGTAGAAGTAAAGTGGTATCATAACGAAGCCGATGAACAGATGCAAGAGACAGGGGAAGAATTTGCTGAGCACCTAACGCTACCTTTCAAAGTGATTGCATACAAATAA
- a CDS encoding SiaB family protein kinase — protein MNSSQFGIQEIFEFYQRISSARVLMTFKGAFSQELLVQLGELVKLQQGHDSKVQKMFSVFVEMAQNILYYSAEKEVRGDGKEVGVGIIVIRENEKSFVITSGNAIEREKADEIRRYCQSLVEMSREELKALHQQRRMQEPPKGSKGAGLGLIDMIRKSDEKAEFLITNISDKLAFFILNIIIHKTV, from the coding sequence ATGAATTCATCGCAGTTTGGCATTCAGGAGATTTTCGAGTTCTACCAGCGTATCTCCAGCGCACGCGTGCTAATGACGTTCAAAGGTGCATTTTCGCAGGAATTGCTTGTTCAGCTTGGAGAGCTGGTCAAGCTGCAGCAAGGGCACGATAGCAAGGTGCAGAAAATGTTTTCCGTCTTTGTCGAGATGGCACAAAACATTCTTTACTACTCGGCAGAGAAAGAAGTGCGTGGCGATGGCAAGGAGGTGGGCGTAGGAATAATCGTCATCCGCGAAAATGAAAAAAGTTTTGTAATCACTTCAGGTAATGCGATTGAGCGGGAGAAAGCCGATGAAATCAGGCGGTATTGCCAATCGCTTGTTGAAATGTCGCGCGAAGAGCTGAAAGCACTTCATCAGCAGCGCCGAATGCAAGAGCCGCCCAAAGGTAGCAAAGGTGCAGGCTTAGGGCTAATTGATATGATTCGTAAATCCGATGAAAAAGCGGAGTTTTTGATTACAAACATCAGCGATAAACTGGCCTTCTTCATTCTTAACATCATCATTCACAAAACAGTATGA
- a CDS encoding SpoIIE family protein phosphatase, which produces MRQVCHLTLFIVFWEAGCTALWAQELKLKFEQFSTGRGLSQSRVNCIAQDKRGFIWIGTNDGLNRFDGYTFTIYRYDAQDPKTIPSDIIQALHCDRNGTLWVGTPSGLAKSENGGLSFKTILPDIRRSNSLVNEDITAIGEDRWGAVWIGTQNGLCKTIDGGETFLNFQHEKRNAESLPDNAITALCFDSLGTMWVGTRGGLARSDNGGVSFKTYRHDPSDKNSISSDTVLSIAIDRFGNVWVGTANGLCYFNPKTEKFITYFPTLGERIKTFPAVVCEPNSNRVWIGTENGGLWLFNAKTRDKKDWRNYGPALGLTDNQILALYHDRAGLLWIGTVSGGVYLCNPSGSAKFEAIAVNPKRGEKLVVRKVSAIWEEPDETLLVGTTDGGLYRYLPEARVYRRLQVGKDEEEQKKPKKRTPPRGKRAKKKEEPATINLETAYITALLRDKAGMLWIGTTSGLCLQAKEKGSLRYFFHYPDNPSGLCSNEITALCEDRKGNLWIGTKNGLCLLSKANKLDTNRGGKMTVFKSNPNKSQSLSSNVINTIFESRDGTIWIGTNGGGLCKTSDEGKTFTQMLNEPQNSKSLSSNVVWAIHQDSTGTIWVGTDGGGLCKTADDGKTFTAFRERDGLASDIVYSILEDSEGFLWLKTRKSITKVLPAAESEDGIAKALAFRNYDALSGVQFGLRNTQLQQFELPASHKGASGYLYFGGIGVITSFSPEGFREKSYKPPIIITGVAVKETVGDTERDSIISASEKIVLPYKYNKFAIEYSALAYYEQNRNQYAYKLEGFDKNWNYAGARREATYTNLEPGEYTFYVKAAGPDGVWDEQGTSIKLEIVPPFWKTLWFQSLTIILGVVGVGAISYGGYKQRIKAIEARNRELEAKVREATLELRRKNEEIQRQKDELEEKNRNITASIEYAKTIQMAILPDRERLKAHLPEHFILYKPRDIVSGDFYWFHEEGGKIIFAVADCTGHGVPGAFMSAIGESLLGEIVIERRILSPARILEELHRLVRRALNQTDEIGASQDGMDVGIVVMQPSAEPDKYIVCFAGARRPLYYVRHGELYEIKPDKSSIGGWQREAERRYTEHQLELERGTMLYLTTDGYADQPDSQLRVFAAKRLKELLKFIASKPVETQLQILEEELRRHQGSEPQRDDITVVGIRIV; this is translated from the coding sequence ATGAGACAAGTCTGTCACCTTACCTTGTTTATTGTGTTCTGGGAAGCAGGGTGCACTGCACTGTGGGCACAAGAGCTCAAGCTCAAATTTGAGCAGTTTAGCACGGGACGTGGGCTATCGCAAAGCCGAGTGAATTGCATAGCGCAAGATAAGCGAGGTTTTATCTGGATTGGCACAAACGACGGCCTGAACCGCTTCGATGGCTACACCTTTACCATCTATCGCTACGATGCACAAGACCCCAAGACCATTCCTAGCGACATTATCCAAGCCTTGCATTGCGACCGAAACGGCACGCTCTGGGTCGGCACGCCGAGTGGCTTAGCCAAAAGTGAGAACGGCGGCCTGTCATTCAAAACAATTTTGCCAGATATACGTCGCTCGAACAGCCTTGTAAATGAAGACATTACAGCAATCGGCGAAGACCGCTGGGGTGCGGTATGGATTGGCACACAAAACGGTCTATGCAAGACGATAGATGGCGGCGAGACTTTTCTGAACTTTCAGCACGAAAAACGCAATGCAGAATCATTGCCAGACAATGCTATTACAGCACTTTGCTTCGACAGTCTGGGCACGATGTGGGTGGGCACACGTGGCGGACTGGCACGATCTGACAACGGTGGTGTGTCATTTAAAACTTACAGGCACGACCCAAGCGACAAAAACTCAATCAGCAGCGATACCGTGCTCTCCATTGCAATTGACCGGTTCGGTAATGTGTGGGTTGGCACTGCAAATGGGCTGTGCTACTTTAACCCGAAGACAGAGAAATTTATTACTTACTTTCCGACCTTAGGCGAGCGTATTAAAACTTTTCCAGCAGTGGTTTGCGAGCCGAATTCAAACCGAGTGTGGATTGGCACAGAAAATGGAGGGCTTTGGCTGTTCAATGCAAAAACACGAGACAAAAAGGATTGGCGAAATTACGGTCCTGCCTTAGGCTTGACTGACAACCAGATTCTTGCGCTCTATCACGACCGAGCAGGCTTGCTCTGGATTGGCACAGTAAGCGGCGGTGTCTATCTCTGCAATCCAAGCGGCAGCGCTAAGTTTGAGGCAATTGCAGTCAATCCAAAGCGAGGTGAAAAGCTGGTGGTGCGAAAAGTCTCAGCAATTTGGGAAGAACCTGATGAAACGCTGCTGGTGGGCACAACCGATGGTGGGCTTTATCGTTACTTGCCTGAAGCAAGGGTGTATCGGCGCTTGCAGGTAGGCAAAGATGAAGAGGAGCAAAAAAAGCCTAAAAAACGCACACCTCCAAGAGGCAAGCGAGCTAAGAAAAAAGAAGAACCCGCAACAATCAATCTCGAAACGGCTTACATTACGGCACTACTGCGCGATAAAGCAGGAATGCTATGGATTGGCACAACCAGCGGTTTATGCTTGCAAGCCAAAGAGAAAGGCAGCCTGCGATACTTTTTTCATTACCCCGACAATCCAAGTGGACTTTGCAGCAATGAAATTACGGCACTTTGTGAAGACCGAAAAGGGAATCTTTGGATAGGCACGAAAAATGGTTTGTGTCTGCTAAGTAAAGCCAATAAGCTCGACACAAACAGAGGTGGGAAAATGACGGTCTTCAAAAGTAATCCAAACAAGTCTCAAAGCCTGTCCAGCAATGTGATTAACACCATTTTCGAAAGCCGTGATGGAACAATTTGGATTGGCACAAATGGCGGTGGACTGTGCAAGACCTCAGATGAGGGGAAAACCTTTACACAGATGCTGAATGAACCACAGAACTCAAAGAGTTTATCTTCCAATGTAGTCTGGGCGATTCATCAAGATTCAACAGGGACAATTTGGGTAGGCACAGATGGCGGCGGACTGTGCAAGACAGCAGACGATGGAAAAACTTTCACGGCTTTCCGCGAGCGTGATGGCTTAGCAAGTGACATTGTCTACAGCATCTTGGAGGATAGTGAAGGGTTCTTATGGCTTAAGACGCGCAAAAGCATTACCAAAGTTTTACCTGCTGCGGAGAGCGAAGACGGAATTGCGAAAGCCTTAGCGTTCCGCAATTATGATGCACTCAGTGGGGTGCAGTTTGGGTTAAGAAACACACAGCTGCAGCAATTTGAGCTGCCAGCTAGCCACAAAGGCGCAAGCGGCTACCTTTACTTTGGTGGAATTGGCGTCATTACCAGCTTTTCGCCTGAAGGATTCCGCGAGAAGTCTTACAAGCCACCAATTATTATCACAGGTGTAGCTGTCAAAGAAACCGTTGGCGATACAGAGCGCGATAGCATTATTTCAGCAAGCGAGAAAATTGTGCTGCCTTACAAATACAACAAATTCGCAATTGAATACTCAGCACTGGCATACTACGAACAGAATCGGAATCAATACGCTTACAAGCTCGAGGGATTCGACAAGAACTGGAACTACGCAGGGGCGCGCCGAGAAGCCACCTACACCAACTTAGAGCCCGGCGAGTACACCTTTTATGTGAAAGCAGCAGGCCCCGATGGGGTCTGGGATGAGCAGGGTACAAGCATTAAGCTGGAAATTGTGCCGCCATTTTGGAAAACATTGTGGTTTCAATCACTTACCATCATTCTTGGGGTAGTGGGTGTAGGAGCAATAAGTTATGGTGGCTACAAGCAACGCATAAAAGCAATTGAAGCGCGGAATCGAGAGCTGGAAGCTAAAGTGCGAGAAGCCACGCTCGAGCTGCGTCGAAAAAATGAGGAAATTCAGCGGCAAAAAGATGAGCTGGAGGAAAAAAACCGAAACATTACGGCTAGCATTGAATATGCCAAGACAATTCAGATGGCAATTTTGCCTGACCGAGAGCGGCTGAAGGCACACTTACCCGAGCATTTCATTCTTTACAAACCGCGTGACATTGTCTCGGGCGATTTCTACTGGTTTCATGAAGAAGGGGGAAAAATTATTTTTGCTGTCGCTGATTGCACAGGGCATGGAGTGCCCGGCGCATTTATGTCAGCGATAGGGGAGTCGCTCTTAGGCGAAATTGTAATTGAAAGGCGCATCTTGAGCCCTGCAAGAATTTTGGAGGAATTGCATCGATTGGTGCGCCGAGCCTTAAACCAAACAGATGAGATTGGGGCTAGTCAAGACGGAATGGATGTGGGAATAGTTGTAATGCAGCCAAGTGCAGAGCCTGACAAGTATATCGTTTGTTTTGCGGGGGCGCGTCGCCCACTTTACTATGTGCGACATGGCGAACTTTACGAAATTAAGCCGGATAAATCCTCAATTGGTGGCTGGCAGCGAGAAGCAGAGCGCCGATACACAGAGCATCAACTTGAACTGGAAAGAGGCACTATGCTTTACCTGACCACCGACGGCTATGCGGACCAGCCCGATTCACAGTTGCGCGTGTTTGCAGCAAAGCGCTTGAAAGAACTCCTGAAATTTATTGCCAGTAAGCCTGTTGAAACGCAGCTCCAAATTTTAGAAGAAGAATTGCGGCGTCATCAAGGCAGTGAGCCTCAGCGCGATGACATTACCGTCGTGGGAATCCGAATTGTCTGA
- the lptB gene encoding LPS export ABC transporter ATP-binding protein, whose translation MAKLSSKGLRKVYKGRAVVKDSSLEVHQGEVVGLLGPNGAGKTTTFYMFVGFIKPDGGKVFLDEREITKEPMYKRARLGIGYLPQEPSVFRKLTVEENILGILQFSSLSKKEQKERTEQLLEEFNIAHIRHTPGYALSGGERRRTEIARALAIEPKFILLDEPFAGVDPIAVEDIQRTVASLKQRNIGVLITDHNVHETLSITDRAYLMYDGAILKQGTAMQLAEDEEARRLYLGEKFSLDRYQ comes from the coding sequence ATGGCAAAACTAAGTTCAAAGGGTCTAAGGAAAGTCTATAAAGGACGTGCCGTTGTAAAGGATTCTTCACTGGAAGTGCATCAAGGTGAAGTGGTGGGGCTACTGGGACCAAATGGTGCGGGAAAAACCACCACGTTCTATATGTTCGTGGGCTTCATCAAGCCAGATGGAGGAAAAGTCTTTTTGGACGAGCGAGAGATTACCAAAGAACCGATGTATAAGCGGGCAAGACTGGGCATTGGCTACTTGCCGCAAGAGCCGTCGGTTTTCCGCAAGCTGACGGTCGAAGAAAACATTTTAGGCATTTTGCAATTTTCTTCTCTCTCCAAGAAGGAACAAAAAGAGCGCACTGAGCAGCTATTAGAAGAATTTAACATCGCACACATTCGTCACACACCAGGCTATGCTTTGTCAGGAGGGGAGCGACGTCGCACGGAAATTGCACGTGCCCTTGCAATTGAGCCGAAGTTTATTCTCTTAGATGAACCCTTCGCTGGCGTTGACCCGATTGCGGTTGAAGACATTCAGCGCACCGTTGCAAGTCTCAAACAGCGCAATATCGGCGTGCTGATTACTGACCACAATGTGCACGAGACACTCTCTATTACTGACCGCGCCTACCTAATGTATGACGGCGCAATTCTCAAACAAGGCACGGCGATGCAGCTGGCAGAAGACGAGGAAGCACGGCGGCTCTACTTGGGCGAAAAATTCTCTTTGGATCGTTATCAGTGA
- a CDS encoding gamma carbonic anhydrase family protein, translating to MPKLIPYNGHFPVIHESVFLCEGVVVVGDVVIDRDSSVWFNSVVRGDVCSIRIGARTNIQDNSTLHVTHDTGPLYIGNDVTIGHRAMLHACTVHDFALIGMGAVLLDGCVVESYSMVAAGAVVRPNFVVPSGMLVAGVPAKVIRPLTDAERAQIVESSQNYLRYVQTYRKSNVSFEIARPFSLTNECRTP from the coding sequence ATGCCAAAGTTAATACCTTACAACGGTCATTTTCCAGTCATTCACGAGAGTGTCTTCTTGTGTGAAGGGGTAGTGGTCGTGGGAGATGTGGTCATTGACCGAGATAGCAGCGTTTGGTTTAATTCAGTGGTGCGCGGTGATGTGTGTTCCATTCGCATTGGCGCACGCACCAACATCCAAGACAACTCCACGCTTCACGTTACACACGACACAGGCCCACTCTACATCGGCAACGATGTTACGATTGGTCATCGTGCCATGCTCCATGCTTGCACTGTTCACGACTTTGCGCTGATTGGGATGGGCGCTGTGCTGCTTGATGGCTGCGTGGTAGAATCATACAGTATGGTTGCAGCTGGCGCGGTGGTGCGGCCGAATTTTGTAGTGCCCTCTGGTATGCTGGTAGCTGGTGTGCCCGCTAAGGTCATTCGTCCCCTCACGGATGCGGAACGCGCCCAGATTGTTGAATCTTCTCAAAACTACTTGCGCTATGTCCAGACTTATCGCAAGAGCAACGTTTCGTTCGAAATTGCAAGGCCTTTTAGTTTAACTAATGAATGTAGAACTCCTTGA
- a CDS encoding helix-turn-helix transcriptional regulator yields MTKFGEILRAKKLKIAQVSELTGLSESYLNELVNRSVENLTVKEAVALAHAVEMSADEFMKQVKPSLIKTPPPLRSQAAQQSGTDETPRRPQSLSNRA; encoded by the coding sequence ATGACGAAGTTTGGTGAAATCTTACGCGCAAAAAAGTTGAAGATTGCTCAGGTGAGCGAATTGACTGGGTTGTCCGAATCCTATCTCAACGAATTGGTCAATCGCTCTGTTGAGAATCTCACGGTCAAAGAAGCCGTTGCGCTGGCGCATGCGGTTGAGATGTCGGCTGATGAGTTTATGAAGCAGGTCAAGCCGTCACTCATCAAGACCCCGCCACCGCTTCGCTCACAAGCAGCACAGCAAAGTGGCACAGATGAAACGCCACGCCGACCGCAAAGCCTTAGCAACCGGGCGTAA
- a CDS encoding RNA methyltransferase, which translates to MQSLPFLSKAKVKLYARLHDKKIRDAERLFLAEGERTVRQLLQTLPNPDMLVALCFNAAHLPDTATFSPYRPKLFLLSAHDFARLAETQEPQPILGIFRQPCFTMESLQLLSHSCASRLVIALNGVQDAGNVGTIVRTAAWFNVHALLSDTQTADFFSPKVVRASAGSLFAMPLVRSTHFLQDLHALQRLGYTLYATVPSGKALSSLHFSPQSLVIIGSEASGIAPEVLQLADQTISIRGNWRAVESLNAAVAAGIIIARFAEALGLLTASSS; encoded by the coding sequence GTGCAATCGCTTCCTTTCCTCAGCAAGGCAAAAGTTAAACTTTACGCTCGGCTTCACGACAAGAAAATCCGTGATGCGGAGCGACTTTTTTTAGCTGAAGGCGAGCGCACAGTTCGGCAGCTTTTGCAGACCCTACCCAACCCCGATATGCTGGTTGCACTCTGCTTTAATGCAGCGCACTTGCCTGATACTGCTACCTTCTCGCCCTACCGACCGAAGCTGTTTTTGCTTTCTGCACACGATTTTGCTCGCCTTGCAGAGACACAAGAGCCTCAGCCTATTCTTGGCATTTTTCGCCAACCTTGCTTTACGATGGAGTCACTTCAGCTTCTTTCACACTCCTGCGCTTCCCGTTTGGTGATAGCTCTAAATGGTGTGCAAGATGCTGGCAATGTTGGCACGATTGTGCGCACCGCTGCTTGGTTTAATGTCCATGCGTTGCTGAGCGATACACAAACGGCTGATTTCTTTAGTCCGAAGGTCGTGCGTGCCAGCGCTGGCAGCTTGTTTGCGATGCCACTGGTTCGCAGCACGCACTTTCTGCAAGATTTGCATGCGCTCCAGCGGCTGGGCTATACGCTCTACGCTACCGTGCCGTCTGGCAAAGCTCTCTCTTCGCTTCACTTTTCTCCGCAAAGCCTTGTCATCATCGGTAGCGAAGCCAGCGGCATTGCGCCTGAGGTGCTGCAACTAGCTGACCAGACCATTTCCATTCGTGGTAACTGGCGCGCTGTCGAGTCGCTGAATGCGGCGGTGGCAGCTGGGATTATCATTGCTCGCTTTGCTGAGGCACTGGGGCTTCTCACTGCTTCCTCGTCTTAA